One part of the Raphanus sativus cultivar WK10039 chromosome 7, ASM80110v3, whole genome shotgun sequence genome encodes these proteins:
- the LOC108816220 gene encoding protein PGR-like, translating into METSPRVRLIISVFISSLIAARSHKRKSLDLSGIVAGLLVSTIHFAAGFRYAALPLVVFLTSSKLTRVGEDKKRRIDAEFKEGGQRNWIQVLCNSGIASVLVVIVSTLTGWQDRCLDSKQSEIVTALIGGIIGHYACCNGDTWSSELGVLSDAQPRLITTLKPVKKGTNGGVTKAGLLAAVAAGATVGVTFLVFGLFTVRCASDVALKQLLVIPVSALAGLCGSLIDSVLGATIQFSGFCSVRNKVVGKPGPTVKKISGVDILDNNGVNFVSVLLTSFLTSVVSVYIF; encoded by the exons ATGGAAACGTCCCCTCGAGTCAGGCTTATAATCTCCGTCTTTATTTCTTCTCTCATCGCCGCCAGATCTCACAAACGGAAGTCGCTTGACCTCTCCGGCATAGTTGCTGGATTACTCGTTTCGACCATCCATTTCGCCGCCGGTTTCAG GTACGCAGCTCTGCCGCTCGTGGTCTTTCTTACTTCGTCGAAGCTTACCAGGGTTGGCGAAGATAAGAAACGACGGATTGATGCTGAGTTCAAGGAAGGTGGCCAAAGGAACTG gatacaagtgctttgcAATAGTGGAATTGCATCGGTTCTAGTTGTAATTGTCTCTACTTTAACGGGATGGCAGGACAGGTGTTTGGACTCTAAGCAGTCAGAGATTGTAACAGCTCTAATCGGTGGGATCATCGGTCATTACGCATGCTGTAATGGTGACACCTGGTCCTCGGAGCTTGGGGTGCTTAGCGATGCCCAGCCTCGACTAATCACAACGCTAAAg CCGGTGAAGAAGGGCACGAATGGTGGAGTTACAAAGGCAGGACTCTTAGCTGCTGTGGCGGCCGGCGCCACCGTGGGAGTAACATTCCTTGTGTTCGGACTGTTTACTGTGAGATGTGCAAGCGATGTGGCTCTCAAGCAACTCTTAGTGATTCCAGTCTCTGCGTTAGCTGGATTATGTGGGAGTCTTATTGATTCCGTGCTTGGAGCAACAATCCAGTTCAGTGGCTTCTGTTCTGTCCGGAACAAG GTTGTAGGGAAACCAGGGCCGACCGTAAAGAAGATATCAGGAGTGGACATTCTTGACAACAACGGTGTGAACTTTGTCTCCGTGCTCTTGACATCTTTCTTAACTTCTGTTGTTTCTGTGTACATTTTCTGA